In the genome of Limimonas halophila, the window TCGCCACCACTTCCAGCAGGTTCTCCACCTCGCCGGGCAGCGGGCCGAAGCGGTCGATCAGCTCGCTGGCGAAGGCGTCGATCTCGCTTTGGTCCACCAGATGCGCGATGCGCCGGTAGAGGCTGAGCCGCACGTTCAGGTCCGGCACGTAGTGATCCGGGATCATCACCGAGGTGCCGACGTTGATCTGCGGCGTGAAGCCCTGCTCGGCCTCCGCCTTGGCGGTGCCCTTGGCCTCGGACACGGCCTCTTCCAGCATCTGCTGGTAGAGTTCCACGCCCACTTCCTTGACGTGGCCCGACTGCTCCTCGCCCAGCAGGTTGCCGGCGCCGCGGATGTCGAGGTCGTGGCTGGCGAGCGTGAAGCCCGCGCCCAGGTGGTCGAGCTGCTGCATGACGTGCAGGCGCTTTTCGGCCGCGTCCGTCAGTTTGGCGTTGGGCTTGAGCGTGAGGTAGGCGTAGCCGCGCAGCTTGGAGCGGCCGATGCGCCCGCGAAGCTGGTAGAGCTGCGCCAGCCCGTACATGTCCGCCCGGTGGACGAGCAGCGTGTTCGCGGTGGGCACGTCCAGGCCGCTTTCGATGATGTGCGTGGACAGCAGCACGTCGATGCGGCCCTCGTAGAAGTCCGTCATGATGGTTTCCAGCTCGCGCGCGCTCATGCGCCCGTGCGCGACGGCAACCGTGACCTCCGGCACCAGCTTGGAAATCCGCTCGTAAAGTTCGTCGAGGTCCGAGATGCGCGGGGCGACGTAGAAGGTCTGCCCGCCGCGCCAGTGTTCGCGCAGGATGGCCTCGCGCACCACCACGCCGTCGAAGGGCAGGACGAAGGTGCGCACGGCCAGCCGGTCCACCGGCGGCTGCGAGATCACGGACAGCTCGCGCACGCCGGACAGCGACAGTTGCAGCGTGCGCGGGATGGGCGTCGCGGTGAGCGTCAGAACGTGCAGGTCGCCGCGGAACTCCTTCAGCTTTTCCTTCTGCTTGACGCCGAAGTGCTGTTCCTCGTCCACGATGACGAGGCCCAGGTCGCGGAAGTCCACGCTCTTGTTGAGCAGCGCGTGCGTGCCCACGACGACGTCCACGGTGCCGTCGCGCAGCCCGCGCTTCACCTTGGTCTGCTCGTTCTGCGAGACCATCCGCGAGAGCTGCTTCACCTCCAGCGGATAGCCGGAAAAGCGGGACTTGAAGGTGTCGTGGTGCTGGCGCGCCAGAAGCGTGGTGGGGCAGATCACGGCCACCTGCTTGCCGTTCATCGCCGCCACGAAGGCCGCGCGCAGCGCCACCTCCGTCTTGCCGAAGCCCACGTCGCCGCAGATCAGGCGGTCCATGGGCTTGCCGGCGGTCATGTCGCCGAGCGTGTCCTCGATGGCCTGGAGCTGGTCGTCCGTCTCGGCGTAGGGGAAGCGGGCGCAGAACTCGTCGTAGGCGGCCGTCGGGATCTCCATGGGCTCCAACGTGCGCACCTGGCGCTCGGCGGCGATGCGCAGCAGCTGGTCGGCGATCTCCTTGACGCGCTCTTTGACCTTGGCCTTGCGCGCCTGCCAGTTGCCCTGGCCGAGCTTGTCCAGCTGGACGCCCGCGTCCTCGGAGCCGTAGCGGGACAGCACCTCCAGGCTCTCCACCGGCACGAAGAGACGGTCGTCGCCGGCGTAGGTGACCTTGAGCATGTCGTGGGGCGCGCCCCCGACCTCCAGGTTCACCAGGCCGTCGTAGCGCCCGATGCCGTGCTCCGCGTGCACGACCAGATCGCCGTCGTGCAGCGTGGAGACGTCGGTGAGGAAGTTGTCCGCCTTGCGCTTGCGCCGCGCCGGGCGGGCGATGCGCTCGCCCAGGATGTCCTGCTCGGAAATCACCGAGGCGTGGTCGCCGACGAAGCCGTGCTCCAGGCTGAGCGTGACCAGCGCCACGGCGTCCGCCGGCAGCTCCCGCGCCTCCGCCCAGGTCTCCACCGGCGCCAGCTTCGCCAGGCCGTGATCGGTGAGCACGCTGCGCAGGCGCTCGCGCGAGCCCTGGGTGTAGCCCGCGATGGCGACGCGGCGGCCCGCCTGCTGGTCCTGGCGGATCGTGGTCTGGAGGGTGAGGTAGGGCTCGCCTTCCTCGCCCTTCTTGCGCGCGGCCGTGAAGTCGTGGCCCGGCGCGCCGCCGGAATCCAGGATGTGCGGGGCGGTGGACGGTGCGGCGAAGGGCGAGAGCGAGGCCACCCCGCGCCCGTCGTCCAGTGCGGCGTCCCAGTCCTCCGCCGTCAGGTAGAGCAGTTGCGGCGGCAGCGGATTGTAGGTGCCGGCATCCAGCTCGCCACCGCGCTGCACGGTGCGCCGCGCCTCGTAGAACTCCCCGATGGTTTCCAGGCGCTGGTCGCGCAGCTCTTCGGCCTGGCGGTCCAGGCTCACCGGCGTGTGCTCGGGCAGGTAGTCGAGCAGGGTGTCCAGCCGGTCGTAGAACAGCGGCAGCCAGTGCTCCATGCCCGCGTACGGCCGGCCCTCGCTGACCGCGAGGTAGAGGGTGTCGTCCTTGGCCGGCTGGCCGAAGAACTCGCGGTAGCGCGTGCGGAAGCGTTGGATGGTGTCGTCGTTGAGCACGACCTCGCTGACGGGCTTGAGCGTGAAGTCCGTCAGCTCGCCCGAGGTGCGCTGGGACAGCGGATCGAAGGTGCGGATCGTCTCCAGCTCGTCGCCGAAGAAGTCCAGGCGCAGCGGCTCCGCGCGCCCCGGCGGAAAGACGTCCACGATGCCGCCGCGGATGGCGTATTCCCCGGCCTCGCCGACGGTGTCGCTGCGCACGTAGCCGTTGGCGGCGAAGAACTGCGTCAGGCGCTCGGGATCGCACTGATCGCCCAGGCCCAGGTGCATGACCCGCTCGGTCAGCGCCTCGCGCGGGGCCAGCCGCTGCACCAGCGCGTTGACCGTGGTGAGCACGATGCGGCCGGCTTGCGGCCCGGCTTCGCTTTGCAGGCGGGTGAGGGTGTCGACGCGCTCGGCGACGACGTCGCGGTGCGGGCTGACGCGGTCGTAGGGCAGGCAGTCCCACGCCGGGACCTGCACCACCTCGACGTCCGGCGCGAAGAACGCCAGCGCCTCGTGGATGCGGCTCATGCGGGCGTCGTCGCGCGCCACGTGGAGCACCGGCGCGCCCTCGCGGGCGGCCGCCGCCTCCGCCAGCAGCCAGGCATCGTAGCCTTCGGGCGCGCGCGCGATCACCCAGCGCCCGCCCTCGTCGAAGGCGCGCGCGAGCGCGTTCACCCGTTCACGGGGTCGATCCGTTGATTGCACAGCCACCGCAGCAGGTCCGTGTCGTGCTCGGGCGTGGGATCTTCCAGGCCGGTGATCCAGGCGTAAAGCGTGGCGTCCGGCACCTGGAGAAGCGCCTCGTAGCGTTCCAGTTGCTCGGGGGTCAAGCTGGCGAGGTGGCGGTCGGCGAAGGTGCCGATCAGCAGGTCCATCTCCCGCGTGCCGCGGTGCCA includes:
- the mfd gene encoding transcription-repair coupling factor, with protein sequence MNALARAFDEGGRWVIARAPEGYDAWLLAEAAAAREGAPVLHVARDDARMSRIHEALAFFAPDVEVVQVPAWDCLPYDRVSPHRDVVAERVDTLTRLQSEAGPQAGRIVLTTVNALVQRLAPREALTERVMHLGLGDQCDPERLTQFFAANGYVRSDTVGEAGEYAIRGGIVDVFPPGRAEPLRLDFFGDELETIRTFDPLSQRTSGELTDFTLKPVSEVVLNDDTIQRFRTRYREFFGQPAKDDTLYLAVSEGRPYAGMEHWLPLFYDRLDTLLDYLPEHTPVSLDRQAEELRDQRLETIGEFYEARRTVQRGGELDAGTYNPLPPQLLYLTAEDWDAALDDGRGVASLSPFAAPSTAPHILDSGGAPGHDFTAARKKGEEGEPYLTLQTTIRQDQQAGRRVAIAGYTQGSRERLRSVLTDHGLAKLAPVETWAEARELPADAVALVTLSLEHGFVGDHASVISEQDILGERIARPARRKRKADNFLTDVSTLHDGDLVVHAEHGIGRYDGLVNLEVGGAPHDMLKVTYAGDDRLFVPVESLEVLSRYGSEDAGVQLDKLGQGNWQARKAKVKERVKEIADQLLRIAAERQVRTLEPMEIPTAAYDEFCARFPYAETDDQLQAIEDTLGDMTAGKPMDRLICGDVGFGKTEVALRAAFVAAMNGKQVAVICPTTLLARQHHDTFKSRFSGYPLEVKQLSRMVSQNEQTKVKRGLRDGTVDVVVGTHALLNKSVDFRDLGLVIVDEEQHFGVKQKEKLKEFRGDLHVLTLTATPIPRTLQLSLSGVRELSVISQPPVDRLAVRTFVLPFDGVVVREAILREHWRGGQTFYVAPRISDLDELYERISKLVPEVTVAVAHGRMSARELETIMTDFYEGRIDVLLSTHIIESGLDVPTANTLLVHRADMYGLAQLYQLRGRIGRSKLRGYAYLTLKPNAKLTDAAEKRLHVMQQLDHLGAGFTLASHDLDIRGAGNLLGEEQSGHVKEVGVELYQQMLEEAVSEAKGTAKAEAEQGFTPQINVGTSVMIPDHYVPDLNVRLSLYRRIAHLVDQSEIDAFASELIDRFGPLPGEVENLLEVVAIKQLCRDCNVEKIDAGHKGAVLAFHNDTFPNPGGLVDFVKQEVGTVHLRPEDQKLVYRRRWDEPQERIKGIHQLLNKLAKIAKQEAAA
- a CDS encoding succinate dehydrogenase assembly factor 2; this translates as MTGSDLETRRKRAYFMSWHRGTREMDLLIGTFADRHLASLTPEQLERYEALLQVPDATLYAWITGLEDPTPEHDTDLLRWLCNQRIDPVNG